CGCGATGGCTGTCCATTGTTTTGGGTCATCCGGGTCCAGTTTGTCTCCTTGAGTGCACAGTAGGCCCTGTGAACTGACGGTGTCGTCAAAACCGGGTTTGGTGAAACCGGCACAAGATTCGTCAGAACCGGTTTTAATATCATCAAAACCAGAATTAGTTCTAACGAGACCAGAGTCGGATTCACCATAACAAGGGCTGGGAACGGCCGGTTCAATAAAAAAATGGTTCATGGAAAGGAGATCAAAGCAGTCCCCCTCCCAAGGAGTGAATCCGGTTTGGAAACCTGAAAAGTGATTAACCGTCCCCGGTTCCAGGAAGGAAATTGCCGGTACTGTGGACAACATAAttgcttattttttttctaatagaGAGATGAGTGATTAGCGGGGGAAAAGGGAAGAATTGCATTGTTGGAGGCTGATATTTATGGGCAAACAAAGAGGGGTATTTTAGTCATATGTAAATACTGTATATAACCGTATACCAACCGTATTAACAGCTTTTGAGTCATCTTGCACTATGGTGGGGTTAGAAACttgcaattttaatttttggagcCAACTTTTGTAAAAGCATTAAATATTTTGTGGGGCACCATTGCTCGTTTGAGGTCCATATAGCAATCGTttgttttatagaaattttgaattttcaaataaaCCAAATGTATGTAATAGCTTGGTGATGAAGTTAACAATCCACATTTTACACGTTCTAATATCTATACAGACCTAATTGTAAATgacagattttgttatatttcTAGAAAAGGTATACCTTTCAAATTGAAATTGAATACTTCGTCTGATTTTATTTGGGATTGTTTATTGTGGCTCCAGTAGTCGGCAGGAAAAAATGTTGAACATAcactttaatttaaaatattatattcattaaggaAAACATTACCCAAGTAGTCCAATCTATTTATTTGAtcataattcatttttatttctctCTAATGAACATTTTTTCACTGCAGCCATGGGTTTCTAATTACTTCAACAtataaggattttttttttttgtcaaataagGAATTTTTATATACAAGATATTATCACAAtcaactctttttctttcttcaaatCCAGAAACCCccctatattttttttgtgaacgTAAACTTGTTATGATACTGACAGCCACGATAGAGTTGGTTCTTGGATGTTCACTGTTTAGTCatctttcttaaaaaaaagaaaaagaaatcttcTTGATTTCTTTTTACACGGGATGGACACTGAAGAGGGACTAGAATCATCATTTCAAtctacaaaagaaagaaaaaaagtagaCAAAGAGTggagtaaaaataattaaaccgAAAAGAAATAGAGAATCTAAGGAACACTTTCACATAAACTGAACCCAACTGGTGCTTTGCATGAGATATGAGACCAATACTTTTATGTAAAGAACCCTATAAGGCTATAACCTACGACCAAAAGTATATACTTGCTTGCTATAAGGTAACATTGAATGATAAACCATCAATATGCCGATTCAAAGTATATAGaaattttgagatttttaaGTTTAGTTGGTAATTCAGAAGAAATATTGAGAACAGTGAAATGTGAGAAGTTAATAATCTACCAATGTATATAGAAAATTTAGAGCTAGATTATTATTAGGTTTAGTTGATTCAATAGAAATATTGAGAACCCAAAAAAACCAAGAGTTTGTTATTACGGGTAGTTTCTACAAAGGATCGGACTAATGACGTATACAAGAGAAAGATTTTGGCTTTCGTGCTTTGGCGGGTCTCCGATTCCAAGGTTTCGGCATAAGAAAAAGTGGAAAGACATCATAATGAAATTCTAATCTCAAATAATACATAAAGAGAATCACTAATTTTAACGCTGAATTGTATTATGGTTAAAATGCATCATATCACTTCATATTGTCACAcacacgtatatatatatattgcagtAGCTTTCATTTAAGAACGTTCTAATTTCTGTTGTTTGTTGTAAGGCAAAAATAATTAACGAGGATGGAAATTTTGTGCTTATTAGATCACAcaataagtttttaaattatttaagaaaaaaatcatttacaaTGATCAACATATGTTTTTAATTGTTGAACTATAaccatttattataattatatcagAAAACTGATTAACTTTAGTTAGCTCATTTAGGATTAAAAAGTATATGTGGAGCACCAGCCACATGCTTTTGATCATACGTATATAATAAAGTATAAAAGACatcatatatacaaatatacttTTCTAATTAGCCAGTCTCATGCTAGGTTCATGTGAAATCAAACTTTAGTGTCCAGTAAAAAGAGCTTCATATAATGGCTTTTTAataattccaatttaatttATATCGAGATCGATGTTCcagtgcatatatataaatatatatcgttATACGATTATGTGAATCTGTACATTATAAGTCTTAGTTCGGTCTCATGTGAAATCAAACTTTAATGTCCCGATTTCATTTTTCACATATTAgctttttcaaataataaagcTTTAGATATTAGCTTTTTCAACAATGTCccaatttcattttttatagtaTGAATCAACATTACATTGCACATATACATATGTCGGCTATTATGAAGAGAAATGGGGTTACTACATTTAATACAAACCTCTAAACTTAAAACCTCCCatcaaaaataatagaaaactaTATACTTCCATCGATAGTTCTTTATATATTACTGGCATCTGGAAAATTTTATAAGTACTTTCTTGGATATAATTCAAATAATGTACATGCGATATTGCGAATCATTCAGAATACATTATTCGTTACCCTTCCGTTAATCAACGAACTTCTCTTTTGCTTGAGGAAAAGACTTACCCCTCAGTTGCAGTTTTAGAAATgcgcacatagattaagaaatttattaattttttatattttctagacaaaaacatcattaattatttacctaactacaaatcaaccaataataaaatagaaagtatatcatcattaatcatataatattaaatattaatagattttacgtagaaaatcgaaaacgtcGTATATAATTGGAACACaaatttttaaacttatatataattggaacataaatttttaaacttatattaaaaaacggagggggTATCAGTTTCGATGCGTATATAATCTGGATACGTACACCGCTTGTCTATATGTTATAAGCCGACGGATACAGGTTaggtcatattttatataaagtttaattaaatattttattaaagtcgAGGGGCAGGCAAACACTTATTAAAGTAAGATCTATCTTTTAtagaattatcaaaatttacgCATAGAAAGTTATTCACCACTACTGAAAATGAGCAATATAACGACAACTTTGTAAATTGGTACAAAACTTAACGTGTCGCTAAGTCATATTTGGAAATGGATGTTAACATGCAACACTCTTTCCCTTTAAATTGTACTATTTGACAACATCTATTTAGTTGTAAATATATGACGtttataaaattctaaatatatatcaatcaatttttttttttttattttttttgcttaaatcaATCTTAAAGTTCTGCGCTCTATTGCAACAAATTGTTTCTACATTACTATGAGAAGTTGTAACAGCAACTATTTCTGTTTTTAATGTTGTAGGTTTTTGTCACCTTCCAACGTCAGCTTCATATCCagaatacatatttttattttatttgtgtgCGTGTTTACGTATGAGTTAATGGATGCAAAGCAACGTAACGAATCCACTAATTATGGCTTTTTAGAAATGTCTTTTTGCTTTCTATGTCTGTGGTGGGTTGTTCGTTGAGATTTT
The Brassica napus cultivar Da-Ae unplaced genomic scaffold, Da-Ae ScsIHWf_379;HRSCAF=598, whole genome shotgun sequence genome window above contains:
- the LOC125603706 gene encoding bZIP transcription factor RISBZ3-like — encoded protein: MLSTVPAISFLEPGTVNHFSGFQTGFTPWEGDCFDLLSMNHFFIEPAVPSPCYGESDSGLVRTNSGFDDIKTGSDESCAGFTKPGFDDTVSSQGLLCTQGDKLDPDDPKQWTAIANFEPGEKKHNRNKLIQPEMTDERKRKRMESNRESARRSRMRRQSHIDNLRNQVNQLDLENRELGNRLRLVIYHLQQVNTDNNRLVTEQEMLR